From the Polyangiaceae bacterium genome, one window contains:
- the asd gene encoding archaetidylserine decarboxylase (Phosphatidylserine decarboxylase is synthesized as a single chain precursor. Generation of the pyruvoyl active site from a Ser is coupled to cleavage of a Gly-Ser bond between the larger (beta) and smaller (alpha chains). It is an integral membrane protein.) → MGKLCESELSPRVSRIVERAYSRAYDVNMEEVAARGGPYASFDEFFTRPLKPGARPVSEDAVVSPADGRLESTGPVEPSGRIFVKGRPYEVGELLGSPTEAAPFAGGSFAVVYLSPRDYHRVHCPVDGDVGLVRGIPGDLFPVNSIGERHVPRLFVRNNRVVIYIDTPGLGRVALIMVGAIVVGRISVTLVPGPAVPAGDHALSPRASVARGDELGMFHLGSTAVMLLEPGLQIVRKTGPILYGQSLLRVA, encoded by the coding sequence GTGGGTAAGCTTTGTGAGAGCGAGTTGTCTCCGCGTGTCTCCCGGATCGTGGAGCGCGCCTACTCCCGTGCGTACGACGTGAACATGGAAGAAGTCGCGGCGCGCGGCGGGCCCTACGCCAGCTTCGACGAGTTCTTCACCCGTCCGCTCAAGCCCGGCGCCCGACCCGTCAGTGAAGATGCCGTAGTCAGTCCGGCCGACGGCCGTCTGGAGTCGACAGGCCCCGTGGAACCTTCTGGACGGATCTTCGTCAAGGGCCGGCCCTACGAGGTTGGCGAGCTACTCGGGAGTCCGACAGAAGCTGCACCCTTCGCCGGCGGAAGCTTCGCCGTCGTCTACCTGTCTCCTCGCGACTATCATCGCGTCCATTGCCCGGTGGACGGCGACGTGGGGCTGGTGCGCGGCATCCCGGGGGATTTGTTTCCGGTCAATTCGATCGGAGAGCGGCATGTTCCGCGCTTGTTCGTGCGAAACAACCGCGTCGTGATCTACATCGACACGCCGGGCCTCGGGCGCGTGGCTCTGATCATGGTCGGCGCGATCGTCGTGGGGCGCATCAGTGTGACCTTGGTGCCAGGACCCGCAGTGCCCGCCGGGGATCATGCGCTTTCACCCCGCGCTTCCGTCGCTCGTGGCGATGAACTCGGGATGTTTCACCTGGGGTCCACTGCCGTGATGCTCCTGGAACCGGGGCTGCAAATCGTGCGAAAAACCGGCCCCATCTTGTATGGCCAATCGCTTCTCAGGGTGGCATGA
- a CDS encoding FAD-linked oxidase C-terminal domain-containing protein — translation MAWPRTLESLVRLVEFARAEGTPLVPYGAGSGVCGAVYPDARSIVVDVKELAGFRIDRDAPLLDVGAGAIGITLEEDVNRHGFTIGHFPSSILCSTVGGWIAARGAGQCSGLYGKIEDMVESVECVLGTGELAVFRRRFDGPNMVPFIVGSEGTLGIITRARLRLHALPKSRAFCAFSFPDITSGWEAMRVVFQAGLRPSVARLYDPIDSALMRQGTVKDTMSGAAEQRHGPSQTERLMGVLKRALRAPRVLNFAIQAAEGNLLPSATLVFVFEGEQEHVLEDAARATRLCLQAGAKDLGEAPARRWYQHRYGVSYRQSPVFRAGAFSDTMEVAAPWSRLQALYDGVRDALGKHVLVMAHLSHAYPDGCSIYFTFSGIGKDDRDALDKYDAAWRAALDAAIAAGGTLSHHHGVGRSKAPKLGAELGHGVEVVRRLMQAWDPSGILNPGALLPREAPQRTRAVAAPPRAVVDESSLVATLPGDMPLAVAEELVGRQRLTLGLEGTLPESTVAEFVAKGMPGAPDPWSDPVAQTLSGFQARMRDGNDLEVRSAPRRAVGPDLSALFLGTDGRIGTVRSASLRVSPTQSARARRLPYHGDRNPALDESERHAWDRVEQALGGPSNSD, via the coding sequence GTGGCGTGGCCTCGCACCTTGGAGTCGCTGGTCCGCCTCGTGGAGTTCGCCCGGGCCGAAGGGACTCCGCTAGTTCCCTACGGTGCGGGTAGCGGCGTGTGTGGCGCCGTCTATCCCGACGCTCGGAGCATCGTCGTCGACGTCAAGGAGTTGGCCGGCTTTCGCATCGACCGCGACGCTCCTCTACTCGACGTGGGCGCTGGTGCCATCGGCATCACCTTGGAAGAAGACGTGAATCGTCATGGGTTCACCATCGGTCACTTCCCCTCGAGCATCTTGTGTTCGACCGTGGGCGGCTGGATCGCGGCTCGAGGTGCGGGCCAGTGTTCGGGGCTCTACGGCAAGATCGAGGACATGGTCGAGTCCGTCGAGTGCGTACTGGGCACGGGCGAACTGGCGGTCTTCCGCCGTCGCTTCGACGGACCGAACATGGTGCCCTTCATCGTCGGCAGCGAGGGAACGCTCGGCATCATCACGCGGGCGCGGCTCAGATTGCATGCGCTGCCGAAGAGTCGAGCCTTCTGCGCGTTTTCCTTTCCGGACATCACCTCGGGCTGGGAAGCGATGCGAGTCGTCTTTCAGGCGGGGCTGCGTCCTTCCGTAGCCCGCCTCTACGATCCCATCGACTCAGCGCTGATGCGGCAAGGAACGGTCAAGGACACCATGAGTGGTGCCGCCGAACAGCGCCACGGGCCGAGTCAAACCGAGCGCTTGATGGGCGTGCTCAAGCGCGCGCTCCGTGCTCCGCGTGTGCTCAATTTTGCGATTCAGGCGGCAGAGGGAAACCTGCTGCCTAGCGCGACCCTGGTGTTCGTGTTCGAGGGCGAGCAGGAGCACGTGCTGGAGGACGCGGCGCGGGCGACTCGGCTCTGTCTTCAAGCCGGGGCGAAGGACTTGGGGGAAGCACCAGCTCGACGCTGGTACCAGCACCGCTATGGTGTGAGCTATCGCCAGTCGCCGGTGTTTCGCGCGGGTGCTTTCAGCGACACCATGGAGGTCGCTGCGCCGTGGTCGCGACTGCAAGCGCTCTACGATGGCGTGCGGGACGCGCTCGGAAAGCACGTGTTGGTGATGGCGCATCTGTCTCACGCCTATCCCGACGGTTGCAGCATCTACTTCACGTTCTCCGGCATCGGCAAGGACGACCGCGACGCCCTGGACAAGTACGACGCGGCGTGGCGTGCCGCCCTCGACGCCGCGATCGCGGCCGGAGGTACGCTCAGTCACCACCATGGCGTCGGTCGCAGCAAGGCGCCGAAGCTCGGTGCGGAGCTGGGTCACGGCGTGGAAGTCGTCCGTCGCTTGATGCAGGCCTGGGATCCGAGTGGAATCCTCAATCCAGGTGCATTGCTACCTCGAGAAGCGCCGCAACGCACGCGAGCGGTAGCCGCGCCCCCGCGCGCTGTGGTCGACGAAAGTTCGCTGGTGGCCACGCTTCCCGGGGACATGCCTCTTGCCGTTGCGGAAGAGCTAGTCGGTCGGCAGCGGCTCACTCTGGGCTTGGAGGGTACGCTGCCCGAGTCGACGGTCGCCGAGTTCGTTGCCAAGGGCATGCCCGGCGCGCCGGATCCCTGGAGTGACCCCGTGGCGCAGACGCTGTCGGGCTTCCAGGCGCGGATGCGGGACGGCAACGACCTCGAAGTTCGTTCGGCACCTCGTCGAGCCGTGGGCCCCGACCTCTCGGCGTTGTTCCTGGGCACGGATGGGCGTATCGGCACGGTTCGCAGCGCGAGCCTGCGTGTATCACCCACTCAGAGTGCGCGCGCGCGCAGGCTGCCGTATCACGGGGATCGCAATCCTGCCTTGGACGAGAGCGAACGCCACGC
- a CDS encoding class I SAM-dependent methyltransferase, producing the protein MKAARIIQARRSAPPPSGAEEPAPPDQRDADRVPSTPPPVAPAEVPPVAAPATPQELEGAEELTDDDISPESDETPASGPVELADADVAENADDAEEHDIDVAIDMEGASEASDVPAGDLTEGGAKPPPPPRRSAFEDARRAAQQKAEARKAAEEARRASGLDDKRVRRAWWEELFGEDFSRAVGILSETQVTHEADFIEESLGIAKGGVVLDLGCGAGYHAVDLARRGYGVVGYDLSLHQLALAADVAQNSGQKLNLLQGDMREMAFEEMFDGIYCWNTSFGYFEEEKNFNVAQRIFRALRPGGMFLLDVANRDFVVAHQPGQTWFEGDACVCMDDMNVDFITSRLRVKRSLILDDGRSMECNYSIRLYGLHELGKLLHDVGFRVTEASGHPATPGVFFGASSPRIIILAQRP; encoded by the coding sequence GTGAAAGCTGCCCGCATCATTCAGGCTCGCAGGAGCGCTCCGCCGCCCAGCGGGGCCGAAGAGCCTGCCCCGCCGGACCAGCGCGACGCCGATCGGGTCCCGAGCACGCCGCCGCCAGTCGCGCCAGCGGAGGTTCCCCCCGTGGCCGCGCCTGCTACCCCGCAAGAGCTGGAAGGCGCCGAGGAGCTCACGGACGACGATATCTCGCCGGAATCCGACGAGACCCCGGCGAGCGGCCCCGTCGAGCTTGCCGATGCGGACGTTGCAGAGAATGCAGACGACGCGGAAGAGCATGACATCGACGTTGCCATCGACATGGAGGGCGCGAGCGAAGCCAGCGACGTGCCGGCGGGAGATCTGACGGAAGGCGGAGCCAAGCCGCCACCGCCACCGCGCCGCAGCGCATTCGAGGATGCACGGCGCGCCGCTCAACAGAAGGCGGAGGCGCGCAAGGCGGCGGAAGAAGCGAGGCGCGCGTCCGGCCTCGATGACAAGCGCGTCCGGCGCGCATGGTGGGAGGAGCTGTTCGGCGAGGATTTCTCCCGTGCCGTCGGCATTCTCAGCGAGACTCAGGTCACACACGAGGCCGACTTCATCGAGGAGTCCTTGGGCATCGCGAAAGGCGGGGTGGTGTTGGATCTGGGCTGCGGTGCTGGGTACCACGCCGTCGATCTGGCTCGGCGCGGCTACGGAGTCGTCGGCTACGACCTTTCGCTGCATCAACTAGCGCTGGCCGCGGACGTCGCGCAGAACTCGGGCCAAAAGCTGAACCTGCTTCAGGGGGACATGCGGGAAATGGCCTTCGAAGAGATGTTCGATGGCATCTACTGTTGGAACACCAGCTTTGGCTACTTCGAAGAAGAGAAGAACTTCAACGTTGCGCAGCGCATCTTTCGTGCGCTGCGTCCGGGCGGGATGTTCCTCTTGGACGTTGCAAACCGCGACTTCGTGGTTGCGCACCAGCCAGGTCAGACCTGGTTCGAAGGCGACGCGTGCGTGTGTATGGACGACATGAACGTCGACTTCATCACCAGCCGCCTGCGGGTGAAGCGTTCTTTGATTCTCGACGATGGGCGGAGCATGGAGTGCAACTACTCCATTCGCCTCTACGGTCTACATGAGCTGGGCAAGCTGCTGCACGACGTCGGGTTTCGAGTGACCGAAGCAAGCGGACACCCTGCGACGCCGGGTGTGTTCTTCGGTGCCAGCTCGCCGCGCATCATCATCTTGGCGCAGCGCCCTTGA